In a single window of the Candidatus Rokuibacteriota bacterium genome:
- a CDS encoding AbrB/MazE/SpoVT family DNA-binding domain-containing protein — protein METVTLSSKFQLVLPRRARERLGLRPGTKLTVLEKGGVIFLVPERPMRALRGVAKGVAPEGLREKKDRL, from the coding sequence ATGGAGACGGTGACGCTTTCGAGCAAGTTCCAGCTCGTGCTTCCGCGCCGGGCACGGGAGCGCCTCGGACTCCGCCCCGGCACGAAGCTCACAGTCCTGGAGAAGGGGGGGGTCATCTTCCTCGTTCCCGAGCGCCCGATGCGGGCCCTGCGCGGGGTGGCCAAGGGAGTAGCGCCCGAAGGCCTCCGAGAGAAGAAGGACCGCCTCTGA